In one window of Streptomyces griseus subsp. griseus DNA:
- a CDS encoding DoxX family protein: protein MRTIWLSGAEWLAVLRIGLGLWWLESWRHKDRKGWFERGTGIAWAADVAGRHRWGVVRTGFRRVVEPRPKLIAYVVVYAELALGVGLVTGFLTPVALVAGLLLNLLYLVLMIHDWAEQGQNAMMALISLVALFAMAWQTWSLDAAFGLFR from the coding sequence ATGCGGACGATCTGGCTCAGCGGTGCGGAATGGCTCGCCGTCCTGCGGATAGGCCTCGGCCTGTGGTGGCTGGAGAGCTGGCGGCACAAGGACAGGAAGGGCTGGTTCGAGCGGGGCACGGGGATCGCCTGGGCGGCGGACGTCGCGGGCAGGCACCGGTGGGGGGTGGTGCGCACCGGCTTCAGGCGGGTCGTCGAACCGCGCCCGAAGCTGATCGCGTACGTCGTCGTCTACGCCGAACTGGCTCTGGGAGTGGGCCTGGTGACCGGCTTCCTGACCCCGGTCGCTCTCGTCGCCGGTCTCCTCCTCAACCTCCTCTACCTGGTCCTGATGATCCACGACTGGGCCGAACAGGGGCAGAACGCGATGATGGCCCTGATCTCGCTGGTGGCCCTGTTCGCGATGGCCTGGCAGACGTGGTCGCTGGACGCGGCGTTCGGGCTGTTCCGGTGA
- a CDS encoding iron chelate uptake ABC transporter family permease subunit, which translates to MAVLAVTLALVLLLLAALPAVRRLGLPEMGDEAGGLGVDVARTRALVLLVAVGLGAVAVSVAGPIVFVTLCAPQLARLLGRDGGRTGLLPAASMGALLLSASDPVATTLPTAGPLAVAVGW; encoded by the coding sequence GTGGCTGTCCTCGCCGTCACACTGGCGTTGGTGCTCCTCCTGCTGGCCGCCCTTCCCGCCGTCCGCCGCCTGGGCCTGCCGGAGATGGGCGACGAGGCGGGCGGCCTGGGCGTCGATGTGGCCCGCACCCGCGCCCTCGTGCTCCTGGTCGCGGTGGGGCTCGGTGCGGTGGCTGTCTCGGTGGCCGGGCCGATCGTGTTCGTGACCCTCTGTGCGCCCCAGCTGGCCCGCCTCCTCGGTCGCGATGGGGGGAGAACGGGGCTGCTGCCCGCCGCCTCGATGGGCGCCCTGCTGCTCTCCGCCTCCGACCCGGTGGCGACCACGCTGCCGACGGCGGGCCCATTGGCGGTGGCGGTGGGGTGGTGA
- a CDS encoding Zn-ribbon domain-containing OB-fold protein encodes MTPPERAAAPRFDLPEPDAFTRPYWDAAGEGRLLVRRCGGCGRAHHYPREFCPYCWSEDVDWERASGDATLYTWSVVHRNDLPPFGGRVPYVAAVVDLAEGPRMMTELVECAHGDLRIGMGLTVTFREAGESGEEAVPVFRPRG; translated from the coding sequence GTGACGCCGCCGGAGCGCGCGGCGGCCCCGCGCTTCGACCTGCCCGAGCCGGACGCCTTCACCCGGCCGTACTGGGACGCGGCGGGGGAGGGCCGGCTGCTGGTCCGGCGGTGCGGCGGGTGCGGGCGGGCCCATCACTACCCGCGCGAGTTCTGCCCGTACTGCTGGAGCGAGGACGTGGATTGGGAGCGCGCGAGCGGGGACGCGACCCTGTACACGTGGTCCGTCGTCCACCGCAACGACCTGCCGCCCTTCGGGGGCCGTGTGCCGTACGTCGCCGCTGTCGTGGACCTCGCCGAGGGGCCCCGGATGATGACGGAGCTCGTGGAGTGCGCGCACGGCGACCTCCGCATCGGGATGGGGCTGACGGTCACGTTCCGGGAGGCGGGGGAGAGCGGCGAGGAGGCGGTGCCGGTCTTCCGGCCCCGGGGGTGA
- the pspAB gene encoding PspA-associated protein PspAB produces the protein MGLLDAILGRSKPVRPDLDQLFAVPSAALTLQAATGFTPTGLGSVCFAGVEGGGFARLQEDVRELLDADTERGGIPVEFSRDAYGYTWLLATHPADDTAGLVNDLHAVNTLLQDGGFGPHLLCSLIGFRDAEGRALALVYLYKRGTFYPFAPLPGDAEKRDNQLELQVRGALGDDLRVEKDLSRWFPVWGAPGL, from the coding sequence GTGGGCCTGCTCGACGCCATCCTCGGCCGCAGCAAACCCGTACGCCCCGACCTCGACCAGCTCTTCGCCGTCCCCTCGGCGGCCCTCACCCTCCAGGCCGCCACCGGCTTCACGCCGACCGGACTGGGCTCGGTCTGCTTCGCGGGCGTGGAGGGCGGCGGTTTCGCGCGCCTCCAGGAGGACGTCCGGGAGCTGCTGGACGCGGACACGGAGCGCGGCGGCATCCCGGTGGAGTTCAGCCGGGACGCGTACGGCTACACCTGGCTGCTCGCCACCCACCCGGCCGACGACACGGCGGGCCTGGTCAACGACCTGCACGCGGTGAACACCCTGCTCCAGGACGGCGGCTTCGGCCCGCACCTGCTCTGCTCGCTGATCGGGTTCCGGGACGCGGAGGGGCGTGCGCTGGCGCTCGTCTACCTCTACAAGCGCGGCACGTTCTACCCGTTCGCCCCGCTCCCCGGCGACGCCGAGAAGCGGGACAACCAGCTGGAGCTCCAGGTGCGCGGCGCCCTCGGCGACGACCTCCGGGTGGAGAAGGACCTGTCCCGGTGGTTCCCGGTGTGGGGTGCGCCGGGGCTGTGA